In a genomic window of Pontibacter liquoris:
- a CDS encoding alpha-galactosidase, producing MKRMIPCFALTPKANSFWLALFLLLAAPAFAQKKVTIPITTEKNVLVLQVGEDKRVGIIYFGPKLKNASEYEQIPGMYRKGDDYSGVLNAAYTTAGSRNLVEPAIQVTHADGNTSLALEYVSHQEKKENDNVTLTSILLKDPAYDLNVTLYYKVYHQENVVEQWSAIRNNEKGAVTLHKYASANLYLSAPEYWLNHYHGDWAREMQPDEEQLTAGIKVLDSKLGTRANLYQPPTFMVSLGKPATEEEGNVLYGSLEWTGNFKFDLELDPLHNLRIIAGINPYASEYALAPAKEFSTPPFVYTFSDKGKGEASRNMHRWARKYKLLNGTGKRLTLLNNWEATYFDFNETKLTALIKDTKKLGVDMFLLDDGWFANKYPRNSDKAGLGDWQENVKKLPHGIGYLVKQAQKNDVKFGIWVEPEMVNPKSALYEQHPEWVIRQPTRPEHLYRNQLVLDLSNPQVQDFVFGVLDKIMTENPRVAFFKWDCNAVIYNAHSAYLSKQSHLYVDYVKGFYNVLERFRAKYPKLPMMLCSGGGGRVDYGALQYFTEFWLSDNTDPLERIFIQWEYSYFFPAIAHDNHVTDWGKQPLKFRTDVAMMGKLGFDIVVSKLGKEDLQFAQDAVKTYDSFSDVVWHGDLYRLVNPRQNDFAALMYVDAAQSKAIMFNYLVSNRYNAGSPSPVKLSGLDPNKKYKVKELNLYPGTRSALPADAVYSGNYLMNIGVNPLVNAQRTSVILELTETK from the coding sequence ATGAAACGCATGATACCCTGTTTTGCACTCACCCCAAAAGCCAACAGTTTTTGGCTGGCCTTGTTTCTTTTGCTGGCCGCCCCAGCCTTTGCGCAAAAGAAAGTAACCATCCCGATCACTACTGAAAAAAATGTTCTGGTGCTGCAGGTTGGGGAAGACAAACGCGTGGGCATTATCTACTTTGGTCCGAAACTGAAAAACGCTTCCGAATACGAGCAGATCCCAGGCATGTACCGCAAGGGCGATGATTACTCGGGCGTGCTGAATGCGGCCTACACAACCGCCGGTTCCCGTAACCTGGTGGAGCCCGCCATTCAGGTGACCCATGCCGATGGCAACACCTCGCTTGCCCTGGAATATGTAAGCCACCAGGAAAAGAAGGAAAACGACAACGTAACCCTTACCAGCATCCTGCTCAAAGACCCCGCATACGATTTAAATGTGACGCTATACTATAAAGTATACCACCAGGAAAATGTGGTGGAGCAATGGTCGGCTATCCGCAACAACGAGAAAGGGGCTGTTACGCTGCACAAGTATGCCTCTGCCAATTTATACCTGTCGGCACCGGAATACTGGCTCAACCACTACCACGGCGACTGGGCCCGCGAAATGCAGCCCGACGAAGAACAACTGACCGCCGGCATTAAAGTGCTGGACTCCAAACTTGGCACGCGGGCTAACCTTTACCAGCCGCCTACCTTTATGGTGTCGCTGGGCAAGCCGGCTACCGAAGAAGAAGGCAACGTATTATATGGCTCGCTGGAGTGGACCGGCAACTTTAAGTTCGACCTGGAACTGGATCCGCTCCATAACCTGCGCATCATAGCCGGTATAAACCCCTACGCGTCGGAGTATGCCCTGGCGCCGGCCAAAGAATTCAGCACGCCCCCTTTTGTGTATACTTTTTCGGATAAGGGCAAGGGCGAAGCCAGCCGGAACATGCACCGCTGGGCCCGCAAGTATAAACTGCTCAATGGCACCGGTAAGCGCCTGACGCTGCTCAACAACTGGGAGGCAACCTATTTCGACTTTAACGAAACCAAACTCACCGCCCTGATCAAGGATACCAAAAAGCTGGGCGTGGATATGTTTCTGCTCGACGATGGCTGGTTTGCAAACAAATACCCCCGCAACAGCGACAAAGCCGGCCTGGGCGATTGGCAGGAAAATGTGAAGAAGTTGCCGCACGGCATTGGCTACCTGGTAAAGCAGGCGCAGAAAAATGACGTGAAGTTTGGCATCTGGGTAGAACCGGAAATGGTGAACCCCAAAAGCGCGCTCTATGAACAACACCCCGAATGGGTGATCCGGCAGCCCACCCGCCCGGAGCACCTCTACCGTAACCAGCTGGTGCTGGACTTGAGCAACCCACAGGTGCAGGATTTTGTATTTGGCGTGCTCGACAAGATCATGACCGAAAACCCGCGAGTAGCTTTCTTTAAATGGGATTGCAACGCGGTGATCTACAATGCCCATTCCGCTTATCTTTCCAAGCAGTCGCACCTGTACGTGGATTATGTAAAAGGCTTTTATAACGTGTTGGAGCGGTTTCGGGCTAAATACCCCAAACTGCCCATGATGCTCTGCTCGGGCGGAGGTGGCCGCGTAGATTACGGCGCCCTGCAGTATTTTACCGAATTCTGGCTCAGCGACAACACCGATCCGCTGGAGCGTATCTTTATCCAGTGGGAGTACTCCTACTTTTTTCCGGCCATTGCCCACGACAATCACGTAACGGACTGGGGCAAACAGCCACTCAAATTCCGAACCGATGTGGCCATGATGGGCAAACTGGGCTTTGATATCGTGGTGAGCAAGCTGGGCAAGGAAGACCTGCAATTTGCCCAGGATGCCGTGAAAACGTATGACTCTTTCAGCGATGTAGTATGGCACGGCGATCTTTACCGGTTGGTAAACCCCCGCCAAAATGATTTTGCCGCGCTCATGTATGTCGATGCCGCGCAAAGCAAAGCTATTATGTTCAATTACCTGGTCAGCAACCGCTACAATGCCGGCAGCCCCTCGCCTGTAAAGCTGAGCGGCCTGGACCCAAATAAAAAGTATAAGGTAAAAGAGCTTAACCTGTATCCGGGCACCCGGTCTGCTTTGCCTGCAGATGCGGTTTACTCCGGAAATTACCTGATGAACATCGGTGTGAATCCCCTGGTAAATGCCCAACGCACCAGCGTCATTCTGGAGCTGACCGAGACAAAGTAA
- the ygiD gene encoding 4,5-DOPA dioxygenase extradiol: protein MTTLSAFNKFTTDLTEDGHLMPVLFMGHGSPMNGIEDNAFSQKWSTLAKEIPTPKAVLVVSAHWLSKGTRITAMDFPKTIHDFGGFPKELFAVQYPAPGSPDLAKETAALLKSTAVELDHDWGLDHGAWTVIRHMYPEANVPVLQLSIDYTKGPQYHYDLAKELYNLRKKGVLIIGSGNMVHNLRMVAWEKINEPEYGYDWAHQMNTTFKDLIRNGHHDKLIKYESLGKDALLSIPTPEHYWPLLYTLGLKGSKDEIAFLNDKVVGGSLTMTSVKIG, encoded by the coding sequence ATGACCACCTTATCAGCATTCAATAAATTTACCACCGACCTGACAGAAGACGGGCACTTGATGCCGGTTCTGTTTATGGGACACGGCTCACCGATGAACGGCATCGAAGACAATGCCTTCAGCCAGAAATGGAGCACACTGGCCAAAGAGATCCCGACGCCCAAAGCCGTTTTGGTGGTGTCGGCCCACTGGCTAAGCAAAGGCACCCGGATCACGGCAATGGATTTCCCGAAAACGATCCATGATTTTGGCGGCTTTCCGAAAGAGCTGTTTGCAGTGCAGTATCCTGCACCTGGCAGCCCCGACCTGGCCAAAGAAACGGCCGCCCTGCTTAAATCTACGGCCGTAGAACTGGACCACGACTGGGGCCTGGACCACGGTGCCTGGACGGTGATCCGGCACATGTACCCGGAAGCCAACGTGCCGGTACTGCAGCTGAGCATCGATTATACCAAAGGGCCGCAGTACCATTACGATCTGGCTAAAGAGCTTTACAATTTGCGCAAAAAAGGCGTGCTTATCATCGGAAGTGGCAACATGGTGCACAACCTGCGCATGGTAGCCTGGGAGAAAATAAACGAGCCGGAATATGGCTACGACTGGGCCCATCAGATGAACACCACCTTTAAAGACCTGATCCGCAACGGGCACCACGATAAGCTCATCAAGTATGAGTCGCTGGGTAAAGATGCTTTGCTTTCCATCCCGACACCGGAGCACTACTGGCCTTTGCTTTATACCCTGGGCCTGAAAGGCAGCAAGGATGAGATCGCCTTTCTCAACGACAAAGTAGTTGGCGGCTCGCTTACCATGACTTCCGTTAAAATCGGGTAA
- a CDS encoding cation:proton antiporter domain-containing protein — MTHLPHLITDLGLILGAAGVTTLLFKKLKQPLVLGYIIAGLLVGPNVALFPTIFEIESITIWAEIGVIFLLFSLGLEFSFKKLVKVGGASSVMAFTEVVVMLLLGYLTGKLLGWSTMDSVFLGGILSISSTTIIIRAFEELGVKSQRFAGLVFGVLIVEDLVAILLLVLLSTLAVSQQFAGSEMLTEVLKLAFFLMVWFLAGIFLIPTFLRKAGKLMNDETLLIVSLALCLLMVMLAARVGFSPALGAFIMGSILAETTKAEKIEHLISSVKDLFGAIFFVSVGMLINPAMILTYAGPIAVITLVTLVGKFVSISGGGLISGQGLKTSIQSGMSVSQIGEFSFIIATLGLTLKVTSDFLYPVAVAVSAITTFTTPYMIRYSEPFYRKVEGLLPARWKAGLDEYSSGTQTVSVTSDWQQVLKSYAMDLAMFTAISAAIIVLAAKYLHPVIAANVVEGTAGDIITTVLTMVVLAPFLWALAVRHAKGEAPARLWANHNYRSLIIVMKFARIGVAILLIGLLLIQFFSVQVTILVSLAILALLFIFTKRIQQFYTRIENRFMNNLNAREISEAARMHHSLVPWNVHLTSLDVLPEAAVVGKSLLELQVREKYGVNIALIERGERTIMPPTSHERIFPGDKLYVFGADEQIQTFRDFIEATMLPETDGEGGKEEVSLQKLLVKNDSVLLHNSIRESGVREKTKGLIVGIERNGERLLNPDSHFVFEEGDIVWIVGSPWRIKGLEVARQESSSVS; from the coding sequence ATGACTCATTTACCGCATTTAATAACTGATCTGGGATTGATACTGGGGGCAGCCGGTGTCACCACCCTGCTCTTTAAAAAGCTGAAGCAGCCGCTGGTACTGGGCTATATCATTGCCGGGCTGTTGGTCGGCCCGAATGTGGCGCTCTTCCCCACGATCTTCGAGATCGAAAGCATTACCATCTGGGCCGAAATTGGCGTAATTTTCCTGCTCTTCAGCCTGGGGCTGGAGTTCAGCTTTAAGAAGCTGGTAAAAGTAGGAGGTGCCTCCTCGGTGATGGCCTTTACCGAAGTGGTGGTGATGTTGCTGCTGGGCTATTTGACAGGCAAGCTACTGGGTTGGTCCACCATGGATAGTGTGTTCCTGGGCGGTATACTGTCCATTTCGTCTACCACCATCATTATCCGGGCATTTGAGGAATTGGGTGTCAAGTCGCAGCGGTTTGCAGGGCTCGTGTTTGGCGTTTTAATCGTGGAGGACTTGGTCGCCATCCTGCTGCTGGTGTTGCTCTCCACGCTGGCTGTGAGCCAGCAGTTTGCAGGCTCCGAAATGCTGACCGAAGTCTTAAAACTGGCTTTCTTCCTGATGGTCTGGTTTCTGGCAGGTATTTTCCTGATCCCTACTTTTCTGCGGAAAGCGGGCAAGCTGATGAACGATGAAACCCTGCTGATCGTGTCGCTGGCCCTGTGCCTGCTGATGGTAATGCTGGCGGCACGGGTAGGCTTTTCGCCGGCACTGGGCGCCTTTATTATGGGTTCCATTCTGGCAGAAACAACCAAGGCCGAGAAGATCGAGCACCTGATCTCCTCCGTAAAAGATCTGTTTGGTGCCATCTTTTTTGTGTCAGTGGGCATGCTCATCAACCCGGCTATGATCCTGACCTATGCCGGCCCCATTGCCGTGATCACGCTGGTAACGCTGGTGGGGAAGTTCGTCAGCATTTCCGGCGGCGGCCTGATCTCGGGGCAGGGGCTTAAAACTTCCATTCAGTCGGGTATGAGCGTTTCTCAGATCGGGGAGTTTTCCTTCATCATTGCCACGCTGGGGCTTACCCTGAAAGTGACAAGCGATTTCCTTTACCCGGTGGCGGTGGCGGTTTCTGCCATTACCACATTTACCACCCCCTACATGATCCGGTACTCAGAGCCCTTCTACAGAAAGGTAGAAGGACTGCTGCCTGCCCGGTGGAAAGCCGGACTGGATGAGTATAGCTCGGGCACGCAAACGGTAAGCGTCACCAGCGATTGGCAGCAGGTACTAAAGTCATATGCCATGGACCTGGCCATGTTCACCGCTATCAGTGCGGCCATTATCGTGCTGGCCGCCAAATACCTGCACCCCGTTATTGCTGCCAATGTGGTAGAGGGTACCGCCGGCGACATTATCACCACGGTCCTGACGATGGTTGTTCTGGCCCCGTTCCTGTGGGCGCTGGCCGTACGCCATGCCAAGGGAGAGGCCCCTGCCCGCCTGTGGGCAAACCACAATTACCGCAGCCTGATCATTGTCATGAAATTTGCCCGCATCGGGGTGGCCATCCTGCTGATCGGCTTGCTGCTGATCCAGTTCTTTAGCGTGCAGGTCACGATCCTGGTTTCGCTGGCTATCCTCGCGCTGCTGTTCATCTTCACTAAAAGAATACAGCAATTTTATACCCGTATCGAGAACCGGTTTATGAACAACCTGAATGCCCGCGAGATCAGCGAGGCAGCCCGGATGCACCATAGCCTGGTGCCCTGGAACGTGCACCTGACCAGCTTAGACGTGTTGCCGGAAGCAGCCGTGGTTGGCAAAAGCTTACTTGAACTGCAGGTTCGGGAGAAGTATGGCGTCAATATCGCCCTGATAGAACGGGGAGAGCGGACCATTATGCCACCTACCAGCCATGAGCGGATCTTTCCGGGCGACAAGCTCTACGTGTTTGGCGCTGACGAACAGATCCAGACCTTCCGGGATTTTATAGAGGCGACCATGCTACCTGAAACCGATGGGGAAGGTGGCAAAGAAGAGGTAAGTCTACAAAAGCTCCTGGTGAAAAATGACTCCGTGCTGCTGCACAACTCCATCCGGGAGTCCGGTGTGCGGGAGAAGACCAAGGGCCTGATCGTGGGCATAGAACGGAACGGGGAAAGGCTCCTTAACCCTGATTCGCACTTTGTTTTTGAAGAAGGGGATATTGTCTGGATCGTGGGAAGCCCGTGGCGCATCAAAGGCCTGGAAGTTGCCCGGCAGGAAAGCAGCAGCGTTAGCTGA
- a CDS encoding cation-translocating P-type ATPase has product MWFSKSIDEVLHEYKVDPALGLSEAEAAERLTTYGPNKLAGKKRKSIFRLFVEQLRDWLIYVLFVAVVITLFMGEYVDALIILIVIFLNALLGVVQEVKAGNAIDALQKIATPKALVRREGMVKEVNSEELVPGDLLILDAGRFVAADLRLIESANLQIEESALTGESVPSVKDAAAVHANPLTPLGDRENSAFLSTLVTYGRGVGVVVGTGMQTEVGKIANIIDSEKTTKTPLEIRLNELGKILGLVAIGICVLIFFVAYLQGRNMADMFLLAVSLAVASIPEGLAAIVAIVLSIGVTKMSRRNAIIRQLPAVETLGSVTIICSDKTGTLTQNKMAVVRYFTLDGEAAVAQHRHQNTTEAARLLAQAMILCSDATYENEKATGDPTEIALLLLGDALGLDRKALHAENKRVGEFSFDSDRKLMSTLVVGQGTYTVYTKGAIDNLVMRATHVLENGQVVPLTDAHRQQFSDATERMSRQALRTLGAAYRPVDSIIATSEMEKDLILLGLVGMIDPPRTEVKPSVEKAKQAGITTIMITGDHKNTAFAIAHELSIAQGMEQAITGQELDELTEDEFNTRISGYRVFARVSPEHKVQIVRGLKANGNVVSMTGDGVNDAPSLHAADIGVAMGITGTDVAKGAADMILTDDNFATIVSAIEQGRNIYNNIKKAVLFLLTCNLGEVIAMFVTLLAGWEAPLIATQLLWINLLTDTLPAVALGMDPGDPDVMKEKPRNQKESFFAGGAGWRAISGGILIGALTIVAFWYGYFEYGFSPFDKAVPTNIVENARTMAFMTLVACQLYFSLAMRHPTKSIFQLGLFSNLYLLGALALGLLLQLLLVVVPFMQHAFKLRMLDLEGWAMVIFLGIVPLLLNEVIKIVLRARSKTAEAL; this is encoded by the coding sequence ATGTGGTTTTCAAAGTCGATCGATGAGGTCCTGCACGAGTATAAGGTGGACCCGGCCCTAGGGCTTTCGGAAGCGGAAGCAGCCGAAAGGTTGACCACCTATGGCCCGAACAAACTGGCAGGCAAAAAGCGCAAGAGCATCTTCCGCCTCTTCGTGGAACAGCTCCGCGACTGGCTGATCTACGTGCTTTTTGTGGCCGTGGTGATCACCCTGTTCATGGGAGAGTATGTGGATGCCCTCATCATTCTGATCGTTATCTTTCTGAATGCGCTGCTGGGCGTGGTGCAGGAAGTGAAGGCCGGCAATGCCATTGATGCACTCCAGAAAATTGCGACTCCCAAGGCGCTCGTGCGCCGTGAGGGCATGGTAAAAGAAGTGAATTCGGAAGAGCTGGTGCCCGGCGACCTGCTGATTTTGGATGCCGGACGCTTTGTAGCCGCAGACCTTCGCCTGATCGAATCGGCCAACTTGCAGATCGAGGAATCGGCGCTCACCGGCGAGTCTGTTCCTTCCGTGAAAGATGCTGCGGCGGTGCATGCCAATCCGCTGACCCCGCTTGGCGACCGCGAAAATTCGGCCTTTCTGTCTACGTTGGTGACTTATGGCCGGGGCGTGGGCGTAGTGGTGGGCACCGGCATGCAGACGGAAGTAGGAAAAATTGCTAACATCATCGACTCCGAAAAAACAACTAAAACGCCCCTGGAGATCCGGCTGAATGAGTTAGGAAAAATACTGGGGCTTGTGGCCATCGGCATTTGTGTGCTGATCTTTTTTGTGGCCTACCTGCAGGGCCGCAACATGGCCGACATGTTCCTGCTGGCTGTTTCCCTGGCGGTCGCCTCCATCCCCGAAGGGCTTGCGGCCATTGTAGCCATTGTGCTCTCGATCGGTGTTACCAAAATGTCGCGCCGCAATGCCATTATCCGGCAATTACCGGCCGTGGAAACCCTTGGCTCTGTTACGATCATCTGCTCTGATAAAACCGGCACCCTGACGCAAAACAAGATGGCCGTTGTCCGCTACTTTACCCTGGATGGGGAAGCCGCCGTGGCGCAGCACCGGCACCAGAACACCACTGAAGCTGCCCGGCTACTGGCCCAAGCCATGATCCTGTGCTCTGATGCCACTTACGAAAACGAGAAAGCCACCGGGGACCCGACCGAAATTGCCTTGCTGCTTTTGGGCGATGCGTTGGGCCTGGACCGCAAAGCGCTGCATGCGGAGAACAAACGGGTCGGAGAATTCTCCTTCGATTCGGACCGCAAGCTCATGTCCACGCTGGTGGTCGGGCAAGGCACGTATACGGTCTATACCAAAGGGGCCATTGATAACCTGGTGATGCGCGCCACCCATGTACTGGAAAATGGGCAGGTAGTGCCGCTCACCGACGCCCACCGGCAGCAATTCTCTGACGCCACCGAACGCATGTCGCGCCAGGCGCTCCGCACGCTGGGAGCCGCCTACCGGCCCGTAGACAGCATTATTGCCACTTCCGAAATGGAAAAGGACCTCATCCTTTTAGGCCTGGTCGGCATGATCGATCCGCCCAGAACGGAAGTGAAGCCTTCGGTAGAAAAAGCAAAACAAGCCGGCATCACCACCATCATGATCACTGGCGACCACAAGAACACGGCCTTTGCCATTGCCCACGAGCTAAGTATAGCCCAAGGTATGGAACAGGCAATTACGGGCCAGGAGCTGGACGAGCTCACGGAGGATGAATTTAACACCCGTATTTCGGGCTACCGGGTGTTTGCCCGGGTTTCGCCGGAACATAAAGTACAGATCGTGCGGGGGCTGAAAGCGAACGGCAACGTGGTATCGATGACGGGCGACGGAGTGAACGACGCGCCTTCGCTGCATGCGGCCGACATCGGTGTAGCCATGGGCATTACAGGCACAGACGTAGCCAAAGGGGCAGCCGACATGATTTTGACCGATGACAACTTTGCCACCATCGTTTCGGCAATTGAGCAGGGCCGCAATATTTACAACAACATCAAAAAAGCGGTGCTTTTCCTGCTTACCTGTAACCTGGGCGAGGTAATTGCCATGTTTGTGACGCTGCTCGCCGGCTGGGAAGCACCGCTGATCGCCACGCAGTTATTGTGGATCAACCTGCTCACCGACACCTTGCCGGCCGTAGCGCTGGGTATGGACCCCGGCGACCCCGATGTGATGAAGGAGAAGCCCCGGAATCAGAAAGAAAGCTTTTTTGCCGGCGGGGCAGGCTGGCGCGCCATCAGCGGCGGCATCCTGATCGGGGCGCTGACAATCGTGGCTTTCTGGTACGGCTATTTTGAGTATGGCTTCAGCCCCTTCGACAAAGCGGTGCCCACTAACATCGTAGAAAACGCCCGCACCATGGCCTTCATGACGCTTGTAGCCTGCCAGTTATACTTCTCGCTGGCCATGCGGCACCCGACAAAATCCATCTTCCAGCTGGGGCTTTTCTCTAATTTATACTTGCTTGGGGCCCTTGCCCTGGGGCTGTTGCTGCAACTGTTACTGGTGGTGGTGCCATTTATGCAGCACGCTTTTAAGTTGCGGATGCTGGACCTGGAAGGTTGGGCGATGGTGATTTTCTTAGGGATTGTGCCCCTGCTGTTAAACGAAGTGATCAAAATCGTGCTGCGTGCCCGCAGCAAAACGGCAGAAGCATTATAA
- a CDS encoding hemolysin family protein — MEIFILLLLTMLNGFFALSELSIISVNKNRMAQRAKQGSRKAQTVLYLLESPEDFLSAIQVGITLIGIISGAYGGAALSDDVSGLLANTPFLAPYADTLSIILVIGLITYFSIVIGELIPKTIALGNADNIALAVAPVIKGFTLLTMPLVKLLAGSTNLVIKVLGVREATEEKLSEEELRQIIKTAGKQGVLAKEEIQLHQNIFTYAEQKAKNLRTHRKEVEFIDINQPIEAIKAAIQRSEHSKFPASDGPLDNLVGILTAKDFYEYLLDSKGAPLTGILQKPTYIPETMLASAVLNIFKKEKQYIGIVIDEYGTIEGIITLHDILEAIVGELPALNEEGEPAFIRRGNDSYLVSGAMEVGQLNRELKEEFIRRDPDNFSTLAGFIALALGRFPATGDKFEHNGFEVEIVDMDGFKVDKVLLERINKAEKS, encoded by the coding sequence ATGGAAATATTCATTTTGCTGCTTCTGACGATGTTGAACGGGTTCTTTGCCCTTTCCGAACTCTCCATCATATCTGTTAACAAGAACCGGATGGCGCAGCGGGCCAAACAGGGAAGCCGGAAGGCACAGACCGTCCTATACCTGCTCGAATCACCGGAGGATTTCCTTTCCGCCATACAGGTCGGTATCACCCTTATCGGAATCATTTCAGGAGCTTATGGCGGGGCAGCCCTGTCGGATGATGTGAGCGGCCTGTTGGCAAATACCCCCTTTCTGGCACCTTATGCCGACACGCTTTCCATTATTTTGGTCATCGGTTTGATCACGTATTTCTCTATTGTGATCGGGGAACTGATTCCCAAAACCATTGCCTTGGGTAATGCAGACAACATCGCCCTGGCCGTGGCGCCCGTCATCAAAGGATTTACCCTCCTGACCATGCCTTTGGTCAAGTTACTGGCTGGCTCTACCAATCTGGTTATCAAAGTGCTGGGTGTGCGTGAAGCAACGGAGGAGAAACTATCGGAAGAGGAGCTGCGGCAGATTATCAAGACGGCGGGCAAGCAAGGTGTTTTGGCGAAAGAGGAAATCCAACTGCACCAGAACATCTTCACCTACGCAGAGCAAAAGGCAAAGAACCTGCGCACCCACCGCAAAGAAGTGGAATTTATCGACATCAACCAACCTATCGAAGCCATCAAAGCAGCAATACAGCGCAGCGAACATTCCAAATTTCCTGCTTCGGATGGTCCTTTGGATAATCTTGTTGGAATACTTACGGCCAAGGATTTTTATGAATACCTGCTCGATAGCAAAGGGGCGCCGCTTACAGGTATACTGCAAAAACCTACCTACATTCCGGAGACCATGCTGGCAAGCGCCGTGCTGAACATCTTTAAAAAGGAAAAACAATATATCGGCATTGTCATTGATGAGTATGGCACTATCGAAGGGATTATTACCCTGCACGATATTCTGGAAGCCATTGTGGGCGAGCTGCCCGCCCTTAATGAAGAAGGGGAGCCAGCGTTTATCCGGCGCGGCAATGACTCGTATCTGGTAAGCGGCGCTATGGAAGTGGGGCAGCTGAACCGGGAACTGAAAGAGGAGTTCATCCGGCGTGATCCGGACAATTTCTCCACGCTGGCTGGCTTCATAGCCCTTGCGCTGGGCAGGTTTCCTGCCACCGGCGATAAGTTTGAGCACAACGGGTTTGAAGTGGAAATTGTGGACATGGACGGATTCAAAGTTGACAAGGTGCTCCTGGAACGCATTAACAAAGCGGAGAAATCCTGA
- a CDS encoding alanine/glycine:cation symporter family protein: protein MEDILAGLNNIIWSNALILLCLGAGIYFSVVTRFLQVRYVREMLRLLFKGHSSERGVSSFQAFTIAIAGRVGTGNIAGVATAIAIGGPGAVFWMWVMALLGSATAFIEATLGQIYKEVQDGQYRGGPAYYIGKGLGMKTYAAIFAGVTAFSSALFFPGVQSNSIATSMENAFAVPPVISGIVITVLLAFIIFGGVKRIGKAAEIIVPFMAGAYILMAMIIMVLNFTEIPAILGLIVRSAFHLEPAFAGIFGLAVSWGVKRGIYSNEAGMGSAPHAAAAAETSHPVKQGLVQAFSVYVDTLFVCTATAFMILFTGQYNIENPAGGFLVENLPGAAIGPTYTQAAVDVHFPAFGAGFVAISLFFFAFTTIMAYYYIGETNLSYLTTRTNKWLLALQRILTLAATFYGAIRAAEIVWGLADIGVGIMAWLNVIAVFILQKPALKALKDYQAQRKAGLDPVFDPEKLGIKNADVWEKIPLVAEAPADELQAR from the coding sequence ATGGAAGACATACTAGCAGGATTAAACAATATCATCTGGAGCAATGCACTTATCCTGCTTTGCCTGGGTGCAGGCATTTACTTTTCAGTTGTTACCCGCTTTCTGCAGGTGCGCTATGTGCGGGAAATGCTTCGCTTGCTTTTTAAAGGCCATTCTTCCGAAAGAGGCGTGAGCTCCTTCCAGGCCTTTACTATTGCCATTGCCGGCCGGGTTGGGACCGGCAACATTGCCGGGGTGGCTACGGCCATTGCCATTGGTGGGCCGGGTGCCGTGTTCTGGATGTGGGTAATGGCGCTGCTGGGAAGTGCCACAGCGTTTATTGAAGCGACCCTGGGCCAGATCTACAAAGAAGTGCAGGACGGGCAGTACCGCGGCGGGCCGGCCTATTATATCGGGAAGGGGCTGGGGATGAAAACGTATGCAGCCATCTTTGCCGGAGTCACGGCGTTCAGTTCCGCTTTGTTTTTCCCGGGAGTGCAAAGCAACAGCATTGCCACCAGTATGGAGAATGCCTTTGCCGTGCCGCCTGTAATCTCCGGCATCGTCATTACGGTGCTGCTAGCCTTTATTATTTTTGGCGGGGTTAAACGCATTGGCAAAGCAGCCGAGATCATTGTGCCATTCATGGCTGGGGCATACATTCTGATGGCGATGATTATCATGGTCCTGAATTTTACCGAAATTCCAGCTATACTGGGCCTGATTGTCCGGTCGGCCTTTCACCTGGAGCCTGCCTTTGCCGGCATCTTTGGCCTGGCTGTTTCCTGGGGCGTGAAACGGGGGATCTATTCGAACGAAGCCGGTATGGGGTCGGCCCCGCACGCGGCGGCGGCGGCCGAAACAAGCCACCCGGTAAAACAGGGCCTGGTGCAGGCTTTTTCGGTATACGTAGATACCCTTTTCGTTTGCACGGCCACGGCTTTTATGATCCTGTTCACCGGGCAATACAACATCGAAAATCCGGCGGGCGGTTTCCTGGTAGAAAATCTGCCGGGGGCAGCCATCGGGCCTACCTATACGCAGGCAGCCGTGGATGTGCATTTTCCTGCTTTTGGGGCTGGATTTGTGGCCATTTCGCTTTTCTTTTTTGCCTTTACCACCATCATGGCCTATTACTACATCGGCGAAACGAACCTGAGCTATTTAACCACCCGGACAAATAAATGGCTCCTGGCCCTGCAGCGTATCCTGACCCTGGCAGCTACTTTTTATGGCGCCATCCGGGCAGCAGAAATCGTGTGGGGATTGGCTGATATTGGCGTGGGCATTATGGCCTGGCTAAACGTTATTGCCGTGTTCATTTTGCAGAAACCTGCTCTGAAAGCGCTTAAAGATTACCAGGCGCAACGCAAAGCCGGGCTGGACCCTGTTTTTGATCCCGAGAAACTGGGAATCAAAAATGCCGATGTATGGGAGAAGATCCCGCTGGTGGCCGAAGCCCCCGCAGACGAACTCCAGGCCAGGTAA